A genomic segment from Coriobacteriia bacterium encodes:
- a CDS encoding V-type ATP synthase subunit D, producing the protein MEEVRPTRAELLERKQQIALAQQGMDLLKQKRDALLLEFMGVMDETLRLSDSLQKTVSEAQYSLAVAQAVDGVVALRSAGLATRGEIVVDMTGTKIMGVSVPVVTKGDSPVKSSFTRGYSVTGVSSRVDETADKFERVLDVIIEYADIETRLKRLGEEINKTNRRVNALEQVTVPALREQVGYISQTLDERAREDLFRLKKVKKKIESKKKAATAAG; encoded by the coding sequence ATGGAAGAAGTACGCCCTACTAGAGCCGAGCTACTCGAGCGCAAGCAGCAGATCGCGCTCGCGCAGCAGGGCATGGACCTTCTCAAGCAGAAGCGCGACGCGTTGCTTCTCGAGTTCATGGGCGTCATGGACGAGACGCTGCGTCTGTCCGACTCACTGCAAAAGACCGTGAGCGAAGCGCAGTACTCGCTTGCGGTCGCGCAGGCGGTCGACGGCGTCGTCGCGCTGCGCTCGGCCGGCTTGGCGACCCGCGGTGAGATCGTCGTGGACATGACCGGTACCAAGATCATGGGCGTGTCGGTCCCGGTCGTCACCAAGGGCGACAGCCCGGTGAAGTCGTCGTTCACGCGTGGCTACTCGGTAACGGGCGTCAGCTCACGAGTCGATGAGACCGCCGATAAGTTCGAGCGGGTACTCGACGTCATCATCGAGTACGCCGACATCGAGACGCGCCTGAAGCGACTCGGCGAGGAGATCAACAAGACCAACCGGCGCGTCAACGCGCTGGAGCAGGTCACGGTCCCGGCGCTTCGCGAGCAGGTGGGCTACATCAGCCAGACGCTCGACGAGCGCGCCCGCGAGGATCTCTTCCGTCTCAAGAAGGTCAAGAAGAAGATCGAGAGCAAGAAGAAGGCGGCCACCGCTGCCGGTTAG
- a CDS encoding co-chaperone GroES: MNLKPLYDRVIVKADEAEEKTASGLILADTAKEKPTRGTVVAVGEGKWDEDGEKRIPLDVKVGDTVIYSKYGATEVKNGAEELLILRDTDIYAIVVD, from the coding sequence ATGAATCTGAAGCCGCTGTACGACCGCGTGATCGTCAAGGCCGATGAGGCCGAGGAGAAGACCGCAAGCGGTCTGATCCTGGCCGACACCGCCAAGGAGAAGCCCACCCGTGGCACCGTCGTCGCCGTTGGCGAGGGCAAGTGGGACGAGGACGGCGAGAAGCGCATTCCGCTCGACGTGAAGGTCGGCGACACCGTCATCTACAGCAAGTACGGCGCGACCGAGGTCAAGAACGGTGCCGAGGAACTGCTCATCCTCCGCGACACCGACATCTACGCGATCGTCGTCGACTAG
- a CDS encoding uracil-DNA glycosylase: MGLRRPLHVPALGCSSLIEIRDLIGDCRRCGLGDTRTTLVFGVGDDHARVLFIGEAPGRNEDLNGEPFVGAAGKLLNELLAHAGLAREEVYIANVLKCRPPDNRNPEVTEIETCTPFLREQIRVIDPDVLVTLGNFATKFVLRTETGITQLHGRPTQTGRFTVLPIFHPAAAIYDRTKRDALFADFDTLRGLLEAATEQRDASGVGDVDSSEQPAALADQGALF, encoded by the coding sequence CTGGGTCTGAGGAGGCCGCTTCACGTGCCCGCTCTCGGCTGTTCGAGCCTCATCGAGATCCGCGATCTGATCGGCGACTGCCGTCGGTGCGGACTCGGCGACACTCGCACCACCCTCGTGTTCGGTGTGGGCGACGACCATGCCCGGGTGTTGTTCATTGGCGAGGCACCGGGCAGAAACGAGGACCTCAACGGTGAGCCTTTCGTTGGCGCCGCGGGCAAGTTGCTCAACGAGCTGCTCGCGCACGCCGGCCTCGCGCGCGAGGAGGTCTACATCGCCAACGTGCTCAAGTGCAGACCGCCCGACAACCGCAACCCGGAAGTGACCGAGATCGAGACCTGCACACCATTCCTGCGCGAGCAGATCCGAGTCATCGACCCCGACGTGCTCGTGACGCTCGGCAACTTCGCGACGAAGTTCGTCCTGCGCACCGAGACCGGAATCACGCAGTTGCACGGCCGTCCCACGCAGACCGGCCGCTTCACCGTGCTGCCGATCTTCCATCCGGCTGCGGCCATCTACGACCGTACGAAGCGCGACGCACTCTTCGCCGACTTCGACACGCTGCGAGGGCTGCTCGAAGCTGCCACCGAGCAGCGTGACGCATCCGGAGTCGGCGACGTCGATTCGTCCGAGCAGCCCGCTGCACTCGCCGATCAGGGCGCGTTGTTCTGA
- a CDS encoding nitroreductase family protein yields the protein MEFSEVLAKRRSVRHFNTKLDVSDEDIRALIEAAVIAPTAGNIQPWRFTIVRSMEARERLSGALHQRWATSAPVVIVVCVDPRPCYARYGDRGEHLYAIQDTALAAHNILMAAVDRGLASCWIGAFDADAVRGALDIAAPFEPVAILPVGYSAESAGRPARRPLSEVATWV from the coding sequence ATGGAGTTTTCGGAAGTTCTCGCGAAGCGGCGCAGTGTGCGTCACTTCAATACAAAGCTCGACGTCTCCGACGAGGACATCCGGGCGCTCATCGAGGCCGCCGTGATTGCTCCGACCGCGGGCAACATCCAGCCGTGGCGCTTCACCATCGTGCGTTCGATGGAGGCGCGCGAGCGGCTTTCGGGCGCTCTGCATCAGCGTTGGGCGACCAGCGCGCCGGTCGTCATCGTGGTGTGCGTGGATCCGCGTCCGTGCTACGCCCGCTACGGCGATCGCGGCGAGCACCTCTACGCGATCCAAGACACCGCACTGGCAGCGCACAACATCCTGATGGCCGCGGTCGACCGCGGGCTTGCCTCGTGCTGGATCGGCGCGTTCGACGCCGACGCGGTGCGCGGAGCCCTCGACATCGCCGCGCCCTTCGAGCCGGTCGCTATCCTGCCGGTCGGCTACTCCGCGGAGTCCGCGGGACGTCCGGCCCGCCGCCCGCTCTCCGAGGTCGCCACCTGGGTCTGA
- the tsaE gene encoding tRNA (adenosine(37)-N6)-threonylcarbamoyltransferase complex ATPase subunit type 1 TsaE, with the protein MAAEGTPLIITTDSEAATQTAGRALAPLLTAGDVLVLSGDLGAGKTQLTKGIAGGLGVSEPVTSPTFNLLLVHEGRLPLYHFDLYRLDSAAQLEDLDYWGTLESGGVSVVEWGDRFADAIPADCVIARIRITGDDSRALELEARGARGAALASAWIAAAGQGGAGASS; encoded by the coding sequence ATGGCCGCCGAGGGCACGCCGCTCATCATCACCACCGACTCCGAGGCCGCGACGCAGACCGCCGGTCGCGCGCTCGCGCCGCTACTCACTGCGGGTGACGTGCTTGTGCTCTCGGGCGACCTCGGCGCGGGAAAGACGCAGCTCACGAAGGGAATCGCCGGCGGGCTGGGCGTGAGCGAGCCGGTCACGAGCCCCACGTTCAATCTGCTGCTCGTCCACGAGGGCCGCCTGCCGCTGTACCACTTCGACCTCTACCGCCTTGACTCCGCCGCTCAGCTCGAAGACCTCGACTACTGGGGCACGCTCGAGTCGGGCGGGGTCTCGGTCGTCGAGTGGGGCGACCGCTTCGCCGACGCGATTCCTGCCGACTGCGTCATCGCCCGCATCCGCATCACCGGCGATGACTCACGCGCGCTCGAACTCGAGGCGCGCGGCGCACGTGGTGCGGCGCTCGCATCCGCGTGGATCGCTGCCGCGGGCCAGGGCGGCGCGGGGGCCTCCTCGTGA